From a single Azospirillum fermentarium genomic region:
- a CDS encoding terminase small subunit-like protein codes for MEDERIERILDAMSEGTSLRAACREEGVTHSWFLRRVKANEHGLRNRYAAAREAQAHALADTVIDIATEAGQGSVDPHTLRVRLDAAKWAASKILPKQYGDKVDVTVDADVKVAGYIIDLTAAVPPPDGMALPGDGQPSLPGPGD; via the coding sequence ATGGAAGACGAACGCATCGAACGGATCCTGGACGCCATGTCCGAGGGGACCAGCCTGCGGGCGGCCTGCCGGGAGGAAGGCGTCACGCATTCGTGGTTCCTGCGGCGGGTGAAGGCGAACGAACACGGCCTCCGGAACCGCTATGCCGCCGCCCGCGAAGCCCAGGCCCACGCGCTGGCGGACACGGTGATCGACATCGCCACCGAGGCCGGGCAGGGCAGCGTCGATCCGCACACGCTGCGGGTTCGGCTGGACGCGGCGAAGTGGGCGGCGTCGAAGATCCTGCCCAAGCAGTATGGGGACAAGGTGGACGTGACGGTCGATGCCGACGTGAAGGTGGCCGGCTACATCATCGACCTGACGGCGGCGGTCCCGCCACCGGACGGGATGGCGCTGCCAGGTGACGGTCAGCCCTCCTTGCCCGGGCCAGGTGACTGA